A DNA window from Dehalococcoidia bacterium contains the following coding sequences:
- a CDS encoding tyrosine-type recombinase/integrase codes for CERHGLHHLGDVMPIHVAAYVEQLPLSRPSVKQHLSAISRCFDWMVSGGTLEINPATSVQRPKHVVRVGKTPVLSDEQARQLLESISIDRLAGLRDRALIGTMLYTFGRVGAVIAMDVKDYRISNHQRSFLLHEEGGKEHQVPAHHKLIEYLGEYMDATDLWSGGRHNEVQAEGCSHQPASGLPDGETSCQEGRAATDRQLPQLPGHGHHELPVQRRSS; via the coding sequence TGCGAACGGCACGGACTCCACCACCTCGGCGACGTCATGCCGATCCACGTCGCGGCCTACGTCGAACAGCTCCCCCTCTCCCGCCCGTCCGTCAAACAGCACCTGTCGGCAATCAGCAGGTGTTTCGACTGGATGGTCTCGGGAGGGACACTCGAGATTAACCCGGCGACGTCGGTCCAGAGACCGAAGCACGTTGTCAGGGTGGGAAAGACCCCTGTCCTAAGTGATGAGCAGGCCAGGCAGCTGCTAGAGTCGATCTCCATCGACAGGTTGGCAGGGCTCAGGGACCGGGCATTGATCGGCACCATGCTCTACACCTTCGGCCGTGTCGGAGCGGTCATCGCCATGGACGTCAAGGATTACAGGATTAGCAATCACCAGCGATCATTCCTGCTACACGAAGAGGGTGGGAAGGAGCACCAGGTGCCGGCACACCACAAGCTGATCGAGTATCTCGGAGAGTACATGGACGCCACCGATCTCTGGTCAGGCGGTCGACATAACGAAGTCCAGGCTGAAGGGTGTTCGCATCAACCGGCATCTGGTCTTCCAGATGGTGAGACGTCGTGCCAGGAAGGCCGGGCTGCCACCGACCGTCAACTGCCACAGCTTCCGGGCCACGGGCATCACGAGTTACCTGTCCAACGGCGGAGCTCTTGA